Sequence from the Prunus persica cultivar Lovell chromosome G5, Prunus_persica_NCBIv2, whole genome shotgun sequence genome:
GATTCATATTCCTAGCTTTTCCCGGTTTAGTATTTGGCCCAGCATTCGGATAATCGAACAAGTTGGTCGGTGTAACCACGCAGCTCTGTGCGTTTGCAGCTCCATATGCtaatcttcttcttgcttttaTGAGACCATATACTAAGCTAAGTAAGCTTTGATAACTTGAAAACAAGCcttcttcttgtttggatTTCTTCGTCTATTTCGTGGTCGGGAAATATCTGCTGGAGAGGTTCTGTTGATAAATGGTCTTAGTCtgtatttgagttttttgaAGAGGGgcttaaaattgaaaagaatcCACCTGCCCGTCGCAACATTAACGACATTATCCCGCGCAACAAGCAGTCCTCCAACTCCAACTGACGCCACTGTCATGAATGATCCCTCACAAAACAAGAAGcagaaaacaatatatatacactccCACTCCTTCAATCTAGACCAGTAAAAGCAACCTTGCTTGCTATCGATGAGTGTTGTGCTAAAGTTGGAAATATAAATACtcgaaattataaatattatacgTCAGAAATCATTTATTTAGTTTCAAAACGTAGATGGATTTTCAAAATATCGTAAATTGAGACACGTTACACTTCGCTCACTTCCTTGAAAGTTTCCTTCCAatggcaaaaagaaaaatgggagTGAAAGAACCAATATCATCCCACTCAAAAGTGGAAAATTCGTTTATGAATGGGAGTGAGGTTGATCTGAATTACTAATTCTGCATTGCTGTGCCACAGTCACTCTGCAGAAGCACAGAGTGCGGGCAAtacatttataataaaaatccCATAATTTTACTCCCAATACAGAAAGTGCCTATCAGATGCTTGTTTCAAGCAGTGTGAACATGACCTCAAGATCCTTGCTTTCAAAGGGATCCTCAGCAGGTGCaacatcaaattaaaaataattaaaaaggaaaagaaagaaagaaaaaaaaccaaagccTACCATTAGCATTGGGTGTTTCTAAATCTTGTCATGAAGGTTCACCACCAAGTCATGGGCATCATCCAAAAGTTTCCAAACATCCAGACGGCCAGCCATGCTATTGCACTCCCTCATGATCTCTTCCATGCTGCTGTACTTCTCTATTATTAGCTTCCTTCTTTGTAGCACACAGGCCGCTATTGCGTAGAGCAAGAGATCATCGGTAGGAGGGGCTCTTAGTCTCATCCTCCCCCCAGCAGACTTGGCAATCCCCGCTCTGATTGCAGCCTGGTCTGCCCACATTACCTCCCAGAGGCAAAGAGTGTCCTCAAAGCTCAACTCCCTCCTGAAGAGAACCACCACCATTCTGTACACAAAAAAGCAATCCTCCGCTTGAAGCTTCTCCAGGTGTCTGTAGAGAGGAACATCTTTGCACTTGATAATCTTGGAAACAAGGCCAAGCTGCCTTCGGATTCCAGCCTCATCCAGCCGGAAATTATGCCGTGCCTTTTTCATAAAACCCACAAAGCACCAGAACGCTTCATGGTCCTCTTCCATCACTGAGATGATTGGAGTAAGTAGGTCACTCATACCCTGGCAGTAACCAATCTCGGGATCATACACCGCATATGCTTCCAGGATTGCAACCAGGCGAGAAGCGTGAAACATCCTGCACGGCTCCAAGTGATCGTAATCCTTCAGCCCAACACTCTCAGCTAGTCTTTGTGCCTTGATCTCTGATACAGCAGCCTGTGATGGTGAATAAATGATCCATTCATCATTTGCACGCACAGCATCAAGGCGGATGATCCTCTGCCATGTGGCAAAATCTTCTGCTGTGTGGGATTTGGACTTGTTTTCTATAATGGAGGGAGAGGAGCTCTCCTTAGCACTGTCATCAACATAATTTTCTCCAGTTACTTCAGTGGCAAGTAATGGTCGAGTGATATCAGCGTCTTCAGAGGAATCAGAATCAGTTGATTCTGTCTCGCCGCCAGCACAGGCATCTTCACAGGTGACCCCACTCTTCTCATCATCTCCTTCACATGATTTAGAAGACTGAACACCTTGATGGTCAACCGGCTTATCAGGATCCTTGGCCAACTGGTTTCCTCCCTCAGTTGAAATGGACTCCCTGGCACTTGCAACATCCCCTTGGCCAGAAGAATCTAAAACTTGACTGAAATCCCCACTGCCCTCGGTGCTACTGTTTCCAGAAGCTTCGTTCAGCTTAAAGCTCTTATCACTGTTTGTTAAAATTCTCCGGCACTGTTTCCGCAAGTTCTCATATTCTTTTCTGCGTtgcaaatgaataaaaaaaatgtaagagagagagagagagagcgagagaaaTTTGATAATGATCACCAATGCATACGTATGGGAAGAGGCCAAAGAACTAAATGAATACCTTTTCTCATTTTTAACAGATTCTCTTTCTTCCATGGAACTGTTCACGTTATAGCTGTTGATAAAGAGCAAATGAATGTCAAACTAGCCAGCACCATAATCCACAGGCAAACATTTCCAGCAGCCAAAGAAAAAAGCTTTTATAATGTCATTTTCTTGAGAGACTACAAGGCAATAGAGGCGAGGCTCCACTATCATTTATGCAAAAAACTGGAATGAAAGGTCTGAAATATGGCTACACTTCCAGACAGCAGACTAAGCTAGATAaataatgggaaaaaaaaaactacaaaaagAAATCCTCATCATAACTTAACACCATGCACTTACATGCTGATTGCCATGATAATTGACTTTAATATATACTGGAACTTAAACATACACATAGGTATTTCAACAGTCCCTCGCGTACCAAATCATAGCCACTAGATAAACACAGAAAGTGCACAATGAAAccagagaaaaaataaactgtTATGATGGTTCTATTCCATGTGCATGTAATCTAACCCAGAAAATACAAGACAGGGACACACCAGAAAAGACAAAGTATAACTGGGTGATAGATGAGAAGTTCATCATAATTCATAACAAACACCTGCAAGGATCCATGGAACCAAGCATTCCCCAGGACCAGGCAAACTAATATTCGATATTGGAAGAAGTTGTCAAAAGATTTCTAGATCTCACACtgacaaatttatatatagcATACACAACTTGAAACATTAATGCAATGacatagaaaaattaaaaaaaaaacttacactCCAAGAAGAAATGGCCACACTTCAGCTCGGATTCTTGGATCAACACCCTGCATCAGAAAGGAAGTGATTAATATCAAACAGCTGTTGCACATACATTAATAACAAGGAGAAACACCTAAAAACAATTACACAGAAAATAGAAAGTAGGTCTGACAAAAGGCAATAACATACTCCACTGCGAACTTTCTTCAAAAACTTGAGACCGCCATCAGTGAGTTTCCCATCAGGTGTAAAAAAACTTTTCCATTGTTTGGGTAGAAGGGCATGTTTTTTTCTCCTACGGGACCAAGGTGATTTAAGACTACCCctgaaaaaagaatgaaaaaaaaagtgattaCATTTCATATGAGGaaaaagcataattaaaacaaacgTATCTAATAATCCAAAGTGGTATATAAATGACAAACGAAGATATTAGGAAAGAACAATGTGCAATTCATCAGTACAAATAAGGTCCACTAGGAAGGCATGAAGAACAATATTGccaccaaaaaagaaagaataatttTGATGGACAGTTTAAGGTTTATGACTAAACTGGAAACCCATTATGAAGCATTGTTTTTATGAATCAGAGACCTCTAAAATTGTGACACACTAATGCCTAATTGAACCCCTAATTGAACCCAATTTCATTTCCAAAAGTCCTTAAACAATGCATGGTACAAAAGGCACAATTCAATCCGACCAACATAGAATAGCAACGAAGCAAAAATCTGAATCTGAATCCCACAGAGAGAGTAGTAAAGGAAGACCGACTGAGGAATAAATAGCTGAACATGACATTTTTGGACACAAAGGAATCAATTGGATACTTCCAGATCGGATCCAGGAGCACATctccaaattaaaaaagattaaaCTCCGTTTGGGTGCTTAGTAAATGTGAAAACGAAACCATAAAAATCCCAGCTTTTCTGCCTATTCATACGAATTCTAAGTAACCAAATAGAGTGTATGGGACCAAATTTAAGGGATAGAGATAGGGGGAAGAGGAGGAACAGTGAAAACTCACCGATCAGTGGAAACTGGTGAGGAAGACGAGGAAGCAACGACTAACAAAATCGATCGCAAATGAATCCACGACGACGATGACGGTGAAGATGTGGAATTTGACGACGGTGGAGATGAATTAGAGGAAGTGTGACTCCGCCGTAGGGCTCTCATTAAGGGTTTCTGATGCGTAATCATCTATGTGTGTAATGTCTACCTATCAACCTATCTAGCTAGCGAAGAATCTAGGGTTTTCCTCTCACAACAAATTAGGGATTTCGATTCAGTTTTTTTGGggaatttgtgtttgttttctttaccTACGAGAGTAGACGACTGTCGCGGCCAAGGCGATACCGGCCATGGCCGTGACGGCGACGGCTAAGCCGACATTGGGGGGTGCAGTCCAAGACCAGAAGCCGCTTCCGCCACCGACGCTGGCGCCGATGAGCGAACCGCTTCTCCcaccgccgccgccgccgccggtGCTAGCCTCCGCGAACACGATCCATTTCCAACCATCGGCTCCACCGCCGAAGAGCATCAATGAGGAAACGTACAGGGAAATCCGACGAGCCCCTTCTCTGATTGCGATTGTTGCTGTTTGGTGTTAGGGTTATTCGTATAGGGCCAATTCTTCCTCTTCGTCGATCAGGCGCTATAGAGCTAATTCACCATTACCAAACTGAAACCCTTGGCAGtctatctctctccctctctcttctcctcgGTTTCTCTCTCCAACTACCTTTGGCTTTCTCTTTTTAGAGCTTTCGCTCTCTTTCCATGAAAGgcagaaattataaaaaataaaaatgaaaaccattattttatttgcgATATTATATCCATATATCTCTCTCTAGTCTCTATCTGCGTATGCGAATCtcgctctttctctctctagctctGAAGAGGGAGTGGACTGTGGGACTGTGGAAAAGTAGACCGAAGACTTGGAGGATCGGACTGGGAGCTCTCACTACAATGGAGGGGAAACTTGGAATTAGTCCGGCCCAATTTGACCCAACTTCACTCTTTTTCACTATTACAGTGTTTTTTGACACCAAAGGaaataaggtttttttttttttttccctcaacAATTTTGTCTTCAATTTGAGTGTGCCAAAAACAATAATGCAGCAAATGATGTCtcaataactttttttttttcagtacattcacaattttttttgggagaaacAATTTCATTTTAAGCTCACTAAATTTGTTTGTGTTGTTACGGGTTGGATCTCCTATCCTAAAATGCTTCTACATTATTTGATAAACAAATTCAGGGTGTAATGTGTTTCTATAccattgatatatatatatatatatatatccatgtgttttttttttttggaatataAATTTACATTGTTTTACAacaagagaacaaaaaaattaattttcattcCCATCTTATTTTAGATGTTACAAATGACAGTGTTTAACAAGTacactaattttcttttacattGATCCCTGGCTTtttaactcctcccacaagcACTACTATCTGCACAATTGTAATATTTCATTATGGCATGTCTCATAAAAGTGAATTacttcaacaaaataaaagggaaagaacaaaaaaatatttattaagcaTACAAAAGTCAAAAGACAAGTTGGGTTTATATTATAAGTGGGATTAAGATGGAATTACCTCACATTGGCACACAAAATAGACAAATGAGGAGACACAAGCACTCACTTATTATACCAGAAGAACCCACTTGCCCCTTACTTTGTCCTCAGCCCAACTCAAATTCTAAAATTGAGATTGAattttcctaatttattttgaattttattaaacatctaaatgtttttttaaattgaattaatctGATAATGCTTATATGTtcatatacaaatatatttaaatttgaaatcctatatgtttataaaataaatagaaatcttgattataatatttgaggaacaaaaaacaaatcaacaatatgacgaaattgaagatgaattttataattaatgagATCTGATTTGTCAAAGCAAGTTTCAACAgcctaaactaatttaataaattaaaattaacaaaacaaaacaaaacatcaaAACTGGGAGTCATTTTATATATCcctaaataaaaaaggtgGGCCGGTGGGCAAGTAACCAAATATTTAGGTCACATTAAGGTGTAGACAAAATTGGGCATCTGGGATTCTGCCACTTGGAGGGTTCAAGGATGATGCATTGATGCCGCGTAcgcttacttttttttttcttttttctttttcggtgTGGCCTTTACGAGGGACCAGGGGTCCAGATTCCACGATGACCAAACCCAAACCCATGATGAATAAAGGGCCCCACTAGTAAGTTATGGGATGGGCCCACACTAAATCATCCAGTTGTTTGTTGGAACAGGCATGAGATTCCGAGACAACCAACCAACCACTTCTTTTTCGCCACTATTAATTCAATatccatgatttttttttaattggacATTTTGATGTACGGACGTTGAATAGATAACTCGGGACGGGCACGGTGCATTAACCAACTGGTCTAAttgaatcaaatcaaatcaaattaaattattaaattatataaatatctCAATTTCGCGTTTGTTTATTTGTGTCTATACATTATTTGAACTTAAACTTACAATGGTATGTCATCATTGAATTTATCCCATATACATGTTATAAACGCACACATTATATAGGATTGAAtttccaaaaaatataaatattaagagtttttgtttagtacatatattattatgtcACAATTTGAGATTGAGCAAGGATTGCTTGAAATAatccttcttcttctaataTATCATCATCGCATAGAAATTTATAATAGATATTTGTGGGACAAGAAAGCACCAAAGTTTGGTGCGGTCATTGTGGAGGGGATTGGATAACATGCCCCCAAACTAAAGCCATTGATTCCGAAACCATTATCTCACATCCCCTTTTATTTGGCAAGATTTTACACGTTAGTTATTTAATGCAATCTTCTTTTACTCTCTTTTTGAAACTGTAGATTCTTTCTTATCTTCattcccaccaccaccacatatttctgataaaaatatttatttttctttcttcataaaaggaagaaagaaaaaaagggtagATTTCACATGCAACAGGTCCACCTATTTACGAAACCCTATCATTTTTGCTACCCAGCGATTTTTCAtaaggaaaatgc
This genomic interval carries:
- the LOC18778044 gene encoding GTPase-activating protein gyp7 isoform X1, translated to MLFGGGADGWKWIVFAEASTGGGGGGGRSGSLIGASVGGGSGFWSWTAPPNVGLAVAVTAMAGIALAATVVYSRRGSLKSPWSRRRKKHALLPKQWKSFFTPDGKLTDGGLKFLKKVRSGGVDPRIRAEVWPFLLGVYNVNSSMEERESVKNEKRKEYENLRKQCRRILTNSDKSFKLNEASGNSSTEGSGDFSQVLDSSGQGDVASARESISTEGGNQLAKDPDKPVDHQGVQSSKSCEGDDEKSGVTCEDACAGGETESTDSDSSEDADITRPLLATEVTGENYVDDSAKESSSPSIIENKSKSHTAEDFATWQRIIRLDAVRANDEWIIYSPSQAAVSEIKAQRLAESVGLKDYDHLEPCRMFHASRLVAILEAYAVYDPEIGYCQGMSDLLTPIISVMEEDHEAFWCFVGFMKKARHNFRLDEAGIRRQLGLVSKIIKCKDVPLYRHLEKLQAEDCFFVYRMVVVLFRRELSFEDTLCLWEVMWADQAAIRAGIAKSAGGRMRLRAPPTDDLLLYAIAACVLQRRKLIIEKYSSMEEIMRECNSMAGRLDVWKLLDDAHDLVVNLHDKI
- the LOC18778044 gene encoding GTPase-activating protein gyp7 isoform X2 — encoded protein: MITHQKPLMRALRRSHTSSNSSPPSSNSTSSPSSSSWIHLRSILLVVASSSSSPVSTDRGSLKSPWSRRRKKHALLPKQWKSFFTPDGKLTDGGLKFLKKVRSGGVDPRIRAEVWPFLLGVYNVNSSMEERESVKNEKRKEYENLRKQCRRILTNSDKSFKLNEASGNSSTEGSGDFSQVLDSSGQGDVASARESISTEGGNQLAKDPDKPVDHQGVQSSKSCEGDDEKSGVTCEDACAGGETESTDSDSSEDADITRPLLATEVTGENYVDDSAKESSSPSIIENKSKSHTAEDFATWQRIIRLDAVRANDEWIIYSPSQAAVSEIKAQRLAESVGLKDYDHLEPCRMFHASRLVAILEAYAVYDPEIGYCQGMSDLLTPIISVMEEDHEAFWCFVGFMKKARHNFRLDEAGIRRQLGLVSKIIKCKDVPLYRHLEKLQAEDCFFVYRMVVVLFRRELSFEDTLCLWEVMWADQAAIRAGIAKSAGGRMRLRAPPTDDLLLYAIAACVLQRRKLIIEKYSSMEEIMRECNSMAGRLDVWKLLDDAHDLVVNLHDKI